The Rhopalosiphum maidis isolate BTI-1 chromosome 4, ASM367621v3, whole genome shotgun sequence region tatagacaattgaaattttcaatttttctaagttttttttgaaatggttataaaataaaattggctatccaaaaaatctttaaaatttaatacaaggtttattataagttccactatcgtagtaaaaaaaaaaaaaaaattaaaaatcattactcacaatttttgtttataagcatttaaaatttaaatatttatgaaatatgttaaaattgcgaaattgaaaattgaaaattcgtaaaattattgtgatttatacctaacctaacctaaggttaaaaacccaatacaaagttatccataagttttccttcaagtaactgtaaaaaaaaatttattataatgaaataaatttgaatattctcACGCCTCATCAcaaagttttcaattttataacgttattgatgtttcatattaaattcttataatttttcccCGTTGTTCTTTTTTTCAGACTGTCCATCCATCCTCGCGGACCACGGTAAAACTCGTTGTCATGTAAACCaagataatgataaatatattaataaatattcatttcgtTTCTATACTTAATGCTTGTTgactaaacaatatttttgtaaaagatattttatttttacgaataattTGTAAACCACTATGAGTATACCATACCGTATGAATATCTACAACTTTGACAAAAAcgtgtgaaaattaaaatcatcttacggttttgataaataaaacgggattaatatttcaactatttttatacttccataatattttgtacttattagAAACATAGAAATTTAACAATCtcgtacacattatacatGGGTATAAAGTGAATAGCCACTGCAAACGTCAAAGATGacattgttatgttttattaaataataaggctagatattatgttataaatcgtaattttataattaattttaatttttacacacaGTTAGTCGGGTCGTGCACAAGTTTATTCTGTCACTTTTATATTTCTGCTCTCGAGCTGTTCGCCAAGTATTTAGAATTGTTCCGAATTGAAGTCGTCGTGCTCAGTACCGGATTTACCTCTTCAGCCGCCTTAGGCTATTAGAACAATGCCGCCTCAAAATcatacaatcattttttttaaaccaatatGAGCTTCATATAAGTGTTATTTTAGTGCAcaattaaaaacttgaaaaatcagcTACTCGGGAAACTGgagatttcattttaaaatacaaatacaaaagtcaagacataattaattactttaaaaaaactttcttcTTGCCTTTTGTTGGGCAAATGAGTCGATTAGATTGTCGAAATTTAAGGCTGTCAATATTTCAGCCTTAATGTTGAGAAGCATCAAACTATTTAATCGTGTTTCTAATGTCACTGAccttaaacaattttctataCGTTTTAAACATGAAAAGCTACGCTCAGCACTGCAATTTGTAACAGGCATGCCTATGTTCGGAAAACAAATGACAGATCATGATCACGTATGTGTTGGAGTAGTTTTGACGGGGAAACTTTCTCAATACctttatttttcagtataatttaaaatgaatcaaTTCATTTGCAAATAACGactctaaataattttgtaaaacttCAGGTTCTTCCCTGAGATCAGTTTcatctaataatatagtaaaataattttttgtctgTTTATAGAGAcgaaaaaagagaaaaaatttGCCGCCCTAGGCTACAGCCTAGTTAGCCTAATGGTAAATCCGGCACTGGTCGTGCTTATACCATAATCGCGTTAACAGCCAGTTATAAGTGCCGCAAATTGGAATATTTCTGCGGTACcggttataatgtattatagctCCCCGTCAGAAAGGTTTGGCAGGAATTCTGCCTGACGATTTTATGTTCATAAACTTATTACCGTATTGCTTGGGGATTCTAGCCGTTTCATGGATTCTATTCGGCGCAAAGACGATTATGAAAGACTCCTCGAAGTTTTCGGGAATGATTCATGAACTATGCACATCGTTCACGGATACTGTTCGCCGAAAAAAAGGCAAACAATCGGTTAATGTCAAAGGGCCGTTCTTTGGGAGTTCTCGGCCGGTACAATAAACTTAACCGAATCTTTGACCAGATACCGCCGAACgtctttaacattttttatgatttatttgtaaGATCGACTTGACACTGGCAGTGAATTTTTATAACGCATAAATctacaaaattgaataaaaaattaatcgtttctcgtgttgttaattaaaaaaaataaaaattccgcTATACGTTGTACAATAAATGTGTTAATGTTTTATGTGTTAATTGTGTATGGATAAATAGATTACTGTTGaccgtatttatattaaacaaaacataaaatcgGCGTTTAAATCACGTCCACCGCAAGATCATTCTTAATCAAGCGAAGACGAAGATCAATAACTAACtgctattaaaaattgtaatttataacttgtGATTGGTAGGTAATTAAACTTGTATTAGCATGTAATatgctgaaacattttaatttaaataaataaataaaaaaaaaatttatatagtaattttactaACTtcaatttttcacttttttaacTGTAATAACTGATTCAAAATATCAATCACTGTTacgtatgaataaaaaatatttaggtgggaatacctacaaaattatacctaaacgcaattatttatgtatatatgttacgGTCAAAGTTAGAAGTCATAGTAACACTaagaattattactttttcttCGTATTTtcgagtatattaataaattgttagaaATTAACgacttataaaattgttaaaatatttacaacgaTTACATATTGCAAGAGAGTTTAAGTAGTTTAAAACAATtggtctataaataaattgaacttcaatctataactattaactactaTGGTCACTATAGTCAGtcatgtacctacataatcaaaaaaaaaatagtaaaatactaaatagtaaatactaatataatgtattataatctcAACATTTTCAACTCAATTAAAGAAAAGAAAGAAACCTGTACCAAACTGaacattgaaattatttgtaataattctcCATTTGGTCAAACTGTCTCGAGTGTAAACAAGTTATGAACCAACCTTATTGCTTATGCCCGATGTCTGGAATAGTGGTATTTGGTATTCTGAATTCCGATTtcctatttaatgttttgaagAATTAAATTACTTGTTATCCGTCACATTGCACTTGAActtgattttgttttagtaaAGTGTCTGGTCCGTTCTTTtttcgttataaatattttatccgcATTTTACTACATTTTACAGATTTGAACGTTTCGCATTATTATCTCTTAAGGTAAGACACTACAGTTGCTatctaaatgtatttactaagTCCACATTGGACTTAGTAATAAACGTGGCTCTTAAAAATACCGCCATAGCCATAATTTTACTATGCCGCCtaaataaacagtttattatagttaatgtaatttgtttgtttataagaCGTTTCTCATTAGGTCATACTGCATGgtacatatatttactaattaataattattatattataattatattaataaattatgattgtcatttgttgattttttttatttaactaccatataaaaaaaaataaacaatattatacttgattattaacttacaatagttttctttatttttttgagtcAAGTAAAGCAGTTTCATATTTAGAATATAgctttaacaattaatagatctcgttattcaataatatcagatttaaatatgaatattgattacttttatttgctaatttattattatgactgaattattaaacataagaaATTATAAGGTTTCAAGCTTTTTGTATGAGTagtgttaaaatgtttagtttttaattgtatcttTCTATTTAGGCTTAGGCTATTTGTTTTGTGTTTTTCAGTGTCAAGccgatacctatattattaattatatagtttccacataaaagtaataaataattatataaccataaaataaaaatggatacACTTGCTAGTTTTAATGAAGAAGATGAATCAATTCAGCGTTGTGAATCTAATATTACACTTATAGTTGATGAGGTTACATTTGGAAAAGGCACTCTGTATGTCGCTGAAAGTAAACTTTATTGGAAGAATGGTGCTACTAATCAAGTAGTTAGTATTGATTACAAATCCATGTGTGTATTTGGTACATGTAATCATCCAGTGGTACATGAAAAGCCTTGTTTGCaaataattgttgattttGCTTATAAACCTTCTGATAGTATACAACCTGAAAATGGACAAATCTTAAATGGTGACAATCATAGTAATGAAGATGACAATTCTGAAGAAGATAATGAAGACGAGGAAGAAGAAGAAatgaaatctaaaataaaactagtaCCCGATAGTCCAGAATgtctaaatgaaatatatgaagCATTTACACGTGTCCAGCCATTACATAATAGTAATGATGCAGACAGTGAAGAAGAAGCCGAAGAagaagatttttattataatgaaaatgatgAATTTGAAGACTATGATGAAGATGATGCTGAACAAATATTGAGAAATTAAAGTTTTCTTAACTATCATTTCATGCATTTATTTAGTACTTATATTCTCTTAGGccttttatgttataataatatttttaaacaataataaagtaacatttttctttataatttgttatttattataacttattatcatttatcattttcattgagataatagaatatatttcataatgttttatacaataaatgtatttaataatattataaatatttatttgattagcaTCCAAAGGACATCAATAGGTTTAATTGGTACAAGTTTTGTAGTATGATTCAGTttacacttatattttaattaagttcataatttcaattttatttaaaatcatgtttttactgtatttttattttttatttttaaatataaaaataatttaaagtaaaggAAATACTTTGTACTTGCatgattaaatgttatttgataccattaaatacctaattaatattccctagtattaatattctttttataaattattttccaatttttctattaacattgttaatgaataatgaatatgtttaattatcatgggtatatatattattgattaaaatgttatgttgaAGTTCTTGTAATTAAGTTCTTCATTgaacaagaaaatattatgtgtaagtgatttatttcaaatgtatttaaaatggtgatttgttttatataaaatatagttgagTATCACAATCCTAAAgaaaaacattacaatttgTAATGATGTTTAAATCTTtgttaatagattataaacctgttaacatataaatcataCTTAATGATTAtgagtgtattataattgtaaagaCTGATCTGTGTTgtctatgtttatttttaagacgttacataacattttttaatgtgtttttgacatgaaatatgaacatttttagaaaaattaattcctTTAAAACTATATCGAAATTTCaacttattgaaataatatttttaaataaaaagaaaatcaacctaatagtataaattaaaaaaaaaaattaaacatataacatttttattatattcaaaataaagtcatttaataaacattgtacaaacacataaatttacatattactatCTATTACCAAGTTTaactaatgtaattaatgggactataatttaaataattgtacctaGTGTTAGTTTCATCTGGCATATATTTGCTTAATTTTCATTAGGCtactatgtattaattattaaatattatctttattacatttttgtagtaTGCATATCTATTGCATTACTACTTAAGTTCAAGTTCAGACTTTTAGATTATACAAGTCTTTGGAATAGAAACTATTGTAAAATTGAgtcaaattaaatgttaagaaatttgttattttaacttaacataCTTATAATCAATGTTATAAGAGTGTGTCATAGTAAATGGGAGATCAGTTATTGTATGGGAATGGTGCTAAGTTGCTCTTCCAGCTAATTCATTTTGAAATGAGAAATATTTTCcataatcttattaaaataaattattgttttctgattttagaaaaaaaatgactgaAGCCGTGGTGAGTGGAAAAGATACCCGTTGTTTATTCATTAACAATGGTGATGATTTATTGACTCTAAAAAAAGTTGTATCTAAAAAAACAGACAAAGATGATGAGaaacaaaaacttaataaatctgTAGAAACTAATGGCAGTGAATTAAATGGAAACCACAATAAAACTGATAGTATAAATTTTGATGTCGATAATACATCTTCATTAGAACCAAATTTAGAAATGGATAGTGATACAGATCGTAATATTACTATTGGTTCAATTTGCACCCAAGAAGATCGAGAATCAGAAACTATTGATATCTCTAATGAAAATTCGAATGAAGCAGATACAAAAAATGGTGAAAAAGATATTCAAgtaagtttaaattactttgtaattatttagcttaataattttttgttaaatttgagtAATGGCcttaagattataatttacttttatgttactcgtgtatatttcatatttcagtttaaaaattattcaatttttcagGTAAATTCAATCAAATGTCTAGATATTCCATATTCTCCAAGTGATTCTTTAGATGATAATGAGTATTCACATGATTTGGAAGATGAtgatttagaattaaataatattaggtcaCCTGCATCttactttaatatatcatCAAGGGCACCATTACATCCTACCAAGGATTTAGACACTACATTAGAAGACGATATACTATTACTGGATGAAGAAGTATTAATTAGCGAACGAAAGCGAAAATTTGAAGATTTACCAGAACAAGAACAGAAGGCTACTAAGATACTTAAACTGTGGAACTTAATGAAATAtccttttcaaaaaataacttatggtACTTCAATAAGTGAAGACGAACCAAATATTTCTATAGCTGAAGCCATAGTTGAAAAAGAGAATTCCTTAGAACCTGATACAGCTGTTAGTGAGGACAATAGTGATAGTGTAAAAACTGAAGAAAAAAACACTCAAAATAATTCTGAGGCAGATGGAGAAAATGAGGATACCTcaacaaatgaaaatacacaaaaattcTGTAACATAATGTAATTGAAGCAAAaaggtataaattaattattgcaatattCTTGTTTTAAAGAAGTGTATGTtcatattagttaaataatatatcgaatattttagatttattgacTGAattagtcaaaaataaaacatggcctaaatttgatttttttttattactatttttattttatgaccaTTTATAATGTTCCAAATTATCATTTGTGTTTAACATATTTAGATGTTTGTGTTTGGAATAACTtaagaagtattttttttttaacatatcaaAGAACAAAGTTTGttccatttaatatttttttcttacatatttaaatgcagtattatattctaaactggttaaatattaataattgttatacatttatgttaaatcacaaaagtattatttgaaaatcaacatatatctatatgccaaaacataatttttactatgtttactttttagttatgttattgtttattggtCAAGGcggttatttcattattattattatttttaaataaccttaGCAAAAttgatatgaatattttgtaactatCCATAAATGATATGCCTAGTGTTTATTACGGCATAAATATTAgtactatatcatattaagtaaattgtttgaaggttgaaatttattaattatagaaagtTATTACAGAACTAATAaggtttacaaaaattattttctattttttgtttatttaaaatatgtaaaattgtattttaattatatagtatttacaatataaattgtattgacatttgattcttttaaaattatttagttataattttaaagttaaaaacaaattaaataacaaagcaAATCATCTctcatttttgtaattaagtttattttgacGTATACTACCAGTTATTTTTCAtgtgtttattgattttaagtattcaaataaggAATAAtactacttaataatttagaatattttttatgtacatcaacacgattttagaatatttttttttttttttatgttgtagTTGATATAACCTTGTGCGATAAACAATGTCCCTTATGTTGTATATCTTGTTACAAATCCACAGTATAGTATTCAAGAAGAATGATTACAAGAAATAATACATGTTAGATAAGTTTTTTAGTTAGCtgcgtattttattaatatttatttataaacccttgtatacaatataatatagatacaaataaaagtataagaaatattttcattgattattattattattaacttatagtcAGGCATATATAAAATGGGTGAAGAGGTTCACCCCCCCCAACCCCTCAACCCGAAATAATTTCGAGTagcaaacaaaaaattgttttattatgtagcagcacaatttgtattgctCTATTTTGTAATCCCTCCCCCCCAcactgaaattttttttgtatacgtgcctgattatagtattatactatataattattaaattattgagtttGAGTTATACggttaattatgtaatacatttttagtattactCCTAAAAATTAggattaacttttttaattttccactGAAATTAACTGTTTCTATGCTTGTAATCCTACCTCGTAGGAACTCTGTTAATTTGTCTAAAATAGTATTCATGAATAtggtctaaaattatattttaaattagttattgcaGTATTAGATAAAActgactttttaatatttttgactataaaaataactaaattatgtttgttttgaatttttgaagattttaatttaaataataacatttgttattcataaataatataacaatttcaattacaagattaaaattaattaagtacatacagtataagataaaataataaaaacattcaatCTTGATTATCACAACAAAATTCTatgtctattaaataattttgatacattttaagaaaatcacACCAAACCAAACTTCCTTGTCCATAAgcccaatataataaataatttgattgcaAGTCATAACGCTGTACTCTCCATCTGTAACATGAACAATttagttgaattttaaatccattttatacattactaaattttaacatCAGAAACCAGAGtacttactaaaaaatacacaacacatattatatagtaaaaattaagctttaaaaatgtaaattataagatacTGTGATGctttattaagattattattgtatgattatAGAAAAGTTGTTCATGTATCATTTAAATCCTAAATatggattttataattaaaaaatatcatcaaatttataaaaataaatattttgattaacatatttaattattattattaactaaatttgccaatgataagtaatatacttaaaagaaattggttgtttaatattttaaataaatatgccctaaattaaaattgcatgTTTTTATAACCTAGGtcatttaaatctaatttagaTTGTATAAATGCTTTATATACTTGGatcttataacttttttatatttgattattggtaattatattatactcaacaTAACATTATGCTAtggttataacaaaaaaatggtCAATTATTTACTGATTAGTATGTAATTAAAGGTtggtttaagtaataaaagttaagcaaataattttctacaggaaaataaaaaaatatgattatttaataataaatatataacaaaataaatataggggTTACAAAGagttctattattaaatttataaattgtaaagttttatttaatgaatttgtaTCGtacattatcaaaaattatttaatgtacctTTCATGAACAGTGGCATATACAGTTTAGAggtttaattacaaatacacacacacacaccagtataattttttataataaaaaaatagatttataccaaatatgtacatataagacagtataaatttaatttaatgatcgCTTGATACGATGCCCAGTGGCCACCACTATATGGCAAAATATGAATCTTACGTTTCTGTAAGATATCATATTCAACTGCTGACTGTTAGCCGTATAGTAATTAAGTCTTACCATTAACCCTCAGTACATAAgtcaattaaatatgatacatcTTTACTCACCTCCtatcagaaaaaaattgtaaataagcCACTGCCTAGAAATAACAATTCCAATACATAGATATaactcaattttaattttgttacatattagataacaataaaactacaacattaatttttataaaataagagtgccataacaaaacaatattaaatattaaacaatgaaCTGAACCCTAAACTATTTAAGTAAGACGTAATACATCAGTTGATCAGTTTAAATCAGGGgccattttttcaaaaaattacaaaactatGATGTCCAGGGAGCTACACAAGGTTTGgacaaccttttttttttagttatatttgttagtatagattatagaatataaaaataaagatagtattattatttcattgagaGATTGGTAGGCATTAGAAACATAACAATaagtcttaaatttataaaatatagaaaaccttaattaattaattattattattattgtttatacaaatttaatattatttaattcagaaaTATCACTAATAACGcaggtataatatagtttatattttactggtCTCGATATATTGATGAATTTTCTA contains the following coding sequences:
- the LOC113548223 gene encoding methylosome subunit pICln-like, translated to MDTLASFNEEDESIQRCESNITLIVDEVTFGKGTLYVAESKLYWKNGATNQVVSIDYKSMCVFGTCNHPVVHEKPCLQIIVDFAYKPSDSIQPENGQILNGDNHSNEDDNSEEDNEDEEEEEMKSKIKLVPDSPECLNEIYEAFTRVQPLHNSNDADSEEEAEEEDFYYNENDEFEDYDEDDAEQILRN
- the LOC113555749 gene encoding uncharacterized protein LOC113555749, whose amino-acid sequence is MTEAVVSGKDTRCLFINNGDDLLTLKKVVSKKTDKDDEKQKLNKSVETNGSELNGNHNKTDSINFDVDNTSSLEPNLEMDSDTDRNITIGSICTQEDRESETIDISNENSNEADTKNGEKDIQVNSIKCLDIPYSPSDSLDDNEYSHDLEDDDLELNNIRSPASYFNISSRAPLHPTKDLDTTLEDDILLLDEEVLISERKRKFEDLPEQEQKATKILKLWNLMKYPFQKITYGTSISEDEPNISIAEAIVEKENSLEPDTAVSEDNSDSVKTEEKNTQNNSEADGENEDTSTNENTQKFCNIM